The proteins below come from a single Geobacillus thermoleovorans genomic window:
- a CDS encoding accessory Sec system S-layer assembly protein produces MIFRRKQRTQPEAELPAQHVKQPEVGTKTTLSFHPDWQLSPEETYVYRFYHEQLPPLQPNQISISGVKLVEYNDGFVAVAILRNTLPKPVRFERIRLLLLDEDGTAIARKEFDMSPFGELPPMTARPWRFLFAAEDKLVDQLPADGWKIAFELTPRHRLDLEESWEQALSAKQRQHLQALVDSVPPPAPGEVNFMGIEAKQLPSGELGVTLLIRNGSDKHIHFEQIPLEVRDHAGDIVARGLFPCHLEVKAHTSKPWTFLFPPELLHKAEPDWTSWKVTIPSSPAQSEKQETPSSDE; encoded by the coding sequence ATGATTTTCCGACGAAAACAACGCACGCAACCGGAAGCCGAGCTGCCGGCGCAACATGTCAAACAGCCGGAGGTCGGAACGAAAACGACGCTGTCGTTTCATCCGGACTGGCAGCTGTCTCCGGAAGAAACGTACGTCTATCGCTTTTACCACGAACAGCTGCCGCCGCTTCAGCCAAACCAAATTTCCATTTCCGGCGTCAAGCTGGTCGAATACAACGATGGGTTTGTCGCTGTCGCCATTTTGCGCAACACGCTGCCGAAGCCGGTTCGCTTTGAACGAATCCGCCTGTTGCTGCTTGACGAGGATGGCACGGCGATCGCCCGCAAAGAGTTTGATATGAGCCCTTTCGGCGAACTGCCGCCGATGACGGCCCGCCCGTGGCGGTTTTTGTTCGCCGCCGAGGACAAGCTCGTCGATCAGTTGCCCGCAGATGGATGGAAGATCGCCTTTGAACTGACACCGCGGCATCGGCTCGACCTAGAGGAAAGCTGGGAGCAGGCGCTGTCGGCCAAGCAGCGCCAACATCTGCAAGCCCTCGTTGACTCGGTTCCGCCTCCCGCTCCCGGAGAGGTGAACTTCATGGGCATTGAAGCGAAACAGCTGCCTTCCGGTGAACTAGGCGTCACGTTGCTCATTCGCAACGGCAGCGACAAACATATCCATTTTGAACAAATCCCGCTTGAAGTGCGGGATCATGCTGGCGATATCGTCGCCCGCGGATTATTTCCCTGCCATCTGGAAGTGAAAGCTCACACCAGCAAACCATGGACGTTCCTCTTCCCACCGGAATTGCTGCACAAAGCAGAACCGGATTGGACGTCCTGGAAGGTGACAATCCCATCCTCCCCGGCACAGAGCGAAAAGCAAGAAACGCCGTCAAGCGACGAGTAA
- a CDS encoding CAP domain-containing protein, giving the protein MRKWVQAVAIGMLLAAAGWLWMPSSSMVKAEDCEELVGTEKVWWDGAELKPGQIGRLTVMAPTELWLSNKAVKTLPSGAVYRVYVLGGGYFGVGRGYGIKNDARVRYETPSREKLAAALCVQQAKANMADVTMNGVAIGDSRAKVEAMYGTAKRKTKNAYGLYWEAYDQGGYKNFLMVSYDRDRVAAMYTNQPIVQTKKGTGIGTAKTVVEARYGRPLAFIQKKDAVYDIQNDEYGTYLVNGRYVTFFYDRYNNNRVDGVLVVNRALEDEKPGFYGTTTEELRTAYEYQIFDLANAARRLHGLPALAWDAKAAAAAREHSEDMAVHHYFSHTNLQGLSPFDRLKRHGIAYRVAGENIAYGQYDAIFVHEAWMHSLGHRQNLLYPDFTRLGVGVAFNSFHQPYYSQEFYAP; this is encoded by the coding sequence GTGAGGAAATGGGTGCAGGCGGTGGCAATCGGAATGCTGTTGGCTGCGGCCGGATGGCTTTGGATGCCGAGTTCATCAATGGTCAAGGCGGAGGATTGCGAGGAGCTTGTCGGAACGGAAAAAGTGTGGTGGGACGGCGCTGAACTGAAGCCCGGACAAATCGGCCGGTTGACGGTGATGGCGCCGACAGAGCTATGGTTGTCGAACAAAGCAGTGAAGACGCTGCCAAGCGGTGCGGTGTATCGTGTGTACGTGCTAGGCGGCGGCTATTTTGGTGTCGGCCGAGGATATGGGATCAAGAACGATGCCCGCGTCCGCTATGAAACGCCGTCAAGAGAGAAGTTGGCCGCTGCTTTATGCGTGCAGCAGGCGAAGGCAAACATGGCGGATGTCACGATGAACGGGGTGGCGATCGGCGACTCGCGCGCCAAGGTCGAAGCGATGTACGGCACGGCGAAGCGCAAGACGAAAAACGCCTACGGCCTATATTGGGAGGCGTATGATCAAGGCGGTTACAAAAACTTTTTGATGGTGAGCTATGACCGTGATCGGGTGGCGGCGATGTACACGAACCAACCGATCGTCCAAACGAAAAAAGGAACGGGCATCGGAACGGCGAAAACGGTGGTGGAAGCGCGCTACGGCCGGCCGCTCGCCTTCATCCAAAAAAAGGATGCCGTCTACGACATTCAAAATGACGAATACGGGACCTATCTTGTCAACGGCCGCTACGTCACCTTCTTTTATGACCGGTACAACAACAACCGGGTGGATGGCGTGCTTGTCGTCAATCGGGCGCTCGAGGATGAAAAGCCCGGGTTTTACGGAACGACGACGGAGGAGCTGCGCACAGCGTATGAATATCAAATTTTTGATTTAGCAAACGCGGCGCGCCGCTTGCACGGGCTTCCGGCGCTCGCGTGGGATGCGAAGGCGGCGGCGGCCGCCCGTGAACATAGCGAAGATATGGCGGTCCATCACTACTTCTCTCATACGAACTTGCAAGGATTGTCGCCGTTTGACCGTCTGAAGCGCCATGGCATCGCTTATCGCGTGGCGGGCGAGAACATCGCCTACGGACAATACGATGCGATTTTTGTCCATGAAGCGTGGATGCACTCGCTCGGGCATCGGCAAAATCTTTTATACCCGGACTTTACCCGCCTTGGCGTCGGGGTCGCGTTCAATTCATTCCATCAACCCTACTACTCTCAAGAGTTTTATGCTCCGTGA
- a CDS encoding phosphodiester glycosidase family protein has protein sequence MGKAKNIIRIGVGAVLAAWTALQAPEADAGANVVYWEGMRLVQGQIGKLEIVKPINLWKRENGALTFVRVLQPGEQYRVYSYDEAFGGQYGVGGGYYVTNIKGHVVYKTPSREKLKLVNPGRYGARQLAVGTVVKEVSTRIASGVEKEEMEVVGTRGKQHVYKLDIDTSNERLVIETALSNDQVLGIEPVLEQAKRYDGRDGTVLAAVNGDYFKQDGSPTDLMVHRGEIVITNTTPAAERTIFGISADGKPMIGNPDVQIGVRIGQGISYPVDGINKPRRAHQLILYTPYFAASTKTNALGTEVVLTNVQGVLNGNGTVTGTVKKVVVGQGDEPLQPGELVLSGHGRASDYLRQAKEGDAVEISLQYDQPEWSGVKEALGGRYRLVADGKVQPFSIEGVHPRTAVGIDKNGNVMLVVVDGRQPAHSQGMTLNELAKLMYELGAVDAMTLDGGGSSTFVVRQPNGQLKVENKPSDGFARPVANALLVVYKETQENGESEEVLDDFEAESKWNASGVNYVGAAVERTTEKVREGKQALKISYDFRGMPGTSGVYASREEAIWISKRPQAIGMWVYGDGSGHWLRAQLRDGSGRRIWIDFARHVDWTGWKYVQAAVPSDVALPLMLEMPVRYMETEAGRKNAGAIYIDGLRAIFR, from the coding sequence GTGGGAAAAGCGAAGAACATCATCCGCATTGGGGTCGGGGCGGTGTTGGCCGCATGGACGGCGCTGCAAGCGCCAGAAGCGGATGCCGGAGCGAATGTCGTCTACTGGGAAGGCATGCGCCTTGTGCAGGGGCAAATTGGAAAATTGGAGATCGTGAAACCGATTAACCTATGGAAACGGGAAAACGGGGCGCTGACGTTTGTCCGCGTGTTGCAGCCTGGAGAACAGTACCGGGTGTATTCGTATGACGAGGCGTTTGGCGGCCAATACGGGGTTGGCGGTGGATATTACGTCACCAATATCAAAGGACATGTTGTGTATAAAACGCCGTCGAGGGAGAAGCTGAAGCTTGTCAATCCGGGGCGGTATGGAGCGAGGCAGTTGGCGGTCGGCACGGTGGTAAAGGAGGTGTCGACGCGCATCGCCTCTGGGGTGGAAAAAGAGGAAATGGAAGTCGTCGGAACGCGCGGCAAGCAGCACGTGTACAAGCTTGACATCGATACGTCGAATGAGAGGCTGGTCATTGAGACGGCGCTGTCCAATGATCAAGTGCTTGGCATTGAACCGGTGCTTGAGCAGGCAAAACGGTACGATGGCCGCGACGGAACCGTGCTGGCGGCGGTGAACGGCGATTATTTCAAACAGGATGGTTCGCCGACCGATTTGATGGTGCACCGTGGGGAAATTGTGATAACAAATACGACGCCGGCGGCGGAACGGACGATTTTTGGCATCAGCGCTGATGGGAAGCCGATGATTGGAAACCCAGATGTTCAAATTGGCGTTCGAATTGGACAAGGAATCTCATATCCCGTCGATGGCATCAACAAGCCGCGGCGCGCTCATCAGTTGATTTTGTACACCCCGTATTTCGCTGCTTCCACGAAAACGAACGCTCTTGGGACGGAAGTCGTGCTGACGAATGTACAAGGGGTGTTGAACGGGAATGGAACGGTCACCGGAACGGTGAAGAAAGTTGTAGTCGGTCAAGGCGATGAACCGCTCCAGCCTGGAGAGCTCGTGTTGTCGGGCCATGGCCGGGCGAGCGACTATTTGCGGCAGGCGAAAGAAGGGGATGCGGTGGAAATTTCCCTTCAGTATGACCAGCCCGAATGGAGTGGGGTGAAAGAAGCGCTCGGCGGCCGATACCGGTTGGTGGCGGATGGAAAAGTGCAGCCGTTTTCGATTGAAGGAGTCCATCCGCGTACAGCCGTCGGCATTGACAAGAACGGAAATGTCATGCTCGTCGTTGTCGATGGCCGCCAGCCTGCCCATAGCCAAGGAATGACATTGAATGAGCTGGCCAAGCTGATGTATGAGCTTGGCGCCGTCGATGCGATGACGCTCGATGGCGGCGGTTCTTCGACATTTGTCGTCCGCCAGCCAAACGGGCAGCTCAAAGTCGAAAACAAACCGTCTGATGGATTTGCGCGTCCGGTGGCGAATGCGCTTCTTGTTGTGTACAAAGAGACGCAAGAGAACGGGGAAAGCGAAGAAGTGCTTGATGATTTTGAGGCCGAGTCGAAGTGGAATGCATCGGGCGTCAACTATGTGGGGGCTGCGGTCGAGCGGACGACAGAAAAGGTGAGAGAAGGAAAGCAGGCGCTGAAAATTTCATATGATTTTCGCGGGATGCCAGGGACATCCGGCGTCTATGCTAGTCGGGAGGAAGCGATTTGGATTTCGAAACGGCCGCAAGCGATTGGCATGTGGGTGTATGGAGACGGAAGCGGCCATTGGCTGCGCGCCCAGCTGCGGGATGGAAGCGGGCGCCGCATCTGGATCGATTTTGCCCGCCATGTCGATTGGACCGGTTGGAAATATGTGCAAGCCGCTGTGCCTAGCGATGTCGCGCTTCCGCTCATGCTGGAGATGCCGGTGCGTTATATGGAAACGGAAGCGGGACGGAAAAACGCCGGAGCGATTTATATCGACGGCCTTCGCGCCATCTTCCGCTGA
- the secA2 gene encoding accessory Sec system translocase SecA2, translating into MFAKVKQLFDESAREVQRLAKLAAQINEWEPTISSLSDEQLRQKTVVFKERLERGETLDDIKTEAFAVVREAARRVLGLRHYDVQLMGGLAMHEGNIAEMQTGEGKTLAATLPSYLHALLGKGVHIITANEYLARRDCEQMGRVFRFLGLTVGLNVSQMTASEKKEAYAADITYGTGTEFGFDYLRDNMVYRLEDKVQRPLYYAIIDEIDSILIDEARTPLIIANKSGIGAELFPIMARIVRTFEEGKEYERSPETKQIFLTEEGAQKIERAFGIDNLYDWEHHVLLHHAMQSLRAWFIMRRDVDYIVKNGKVMIVDPFTGRVMEGRSFSDGLHQAIEAKEGVEITEENDIQATITIQNYFRMYEKLAGMTGSATPSKEEFWQTYRLRVITIPTNRPSRRTDWDDLVYQTYEAKVRKIIDEVKKMNAIGRPVLIGTTSVAQSERLSAAFSKAGIPHHLLNAKTEEEEARIIATAGQKGQVMIATNMAGRGTDILLGEGVKELGGLHIIGTERHESHRIDMQLRGRAGRQGDPGSSQFIISLDDDLFRLYDQDELKKWKSKVETDETGRIVSPDPIKFVQKVQTTIENAHYSARLHLLKLDTVIDQQSKVIYHMRDRVLALKQAEVLSELLRHIHRHITQTIDRYCPENVFFEEWNIEGLHNELRRAFFRFAYPIDDLRHKQKEEIAQLVWDEYKSLEAALADLPCDEEQTMRLKHLMVETIDAHWIRHLNQLNLLKEGIHLRSYGQEDPYRAFEMDAYREFVALQQAIDAGICTTAMNYLKSQFVIDDEAAAAANKP; encoded by the coding sequence CAATGAATGGGAACCAACCATTTCTTCGCTGAGCGATGAACAACTGCGCCAAAAAACGGTTGTCTTCAAAGAACGGCTCGAACGCGGCGAGACGCTCGATGACATAAAAACCGAGGCGTTTGCCGTCGTCCGGGAGGCGGCGCGGCGCGTGCTCGGTCTGCGCCATTACGACGTGCAACTGATGGGCGGATTGGCGATGCATGAAGGAAACATCGCCGAAATGCAGACCGGGGAAGGAAAGACGTTGGCGGCCACTTTGCCAAGCTACTTGCACGCCCTCCTTGGAAAAGGCGTCCACATTATTACGGCCAACGAATATTTGGCGCGCCGGGACTGCGAACAAATGGGCCGTGTGTTCCGCTTTCTCGGCTTAACCGTCGGCCTGAATGTGTCGCAAATGACGGCCAGCGAGAAAAAAGAAGCGTACGCGGCCGACATCACGTACGGCACCGGCACCGAGTTCGGCTTTGATTATTTGCGCGACAACATGGTGTACCGCCTCGAAGATAAAGTGCAGCGCCCGCTGTATTACGCCATCATCGATGAAATCGACAGCATTTTAATCGACGAAGCGCGCACCCCGCTCATCATCGCCAATAAATCGGGAATCGGAGCCGAATTGTTCCCGATTATGGCACGCATCGTCCGCACCTTCGAAGAAGGAAAAGAGTATGAACGGTCTCCGGAGACGAAACAAATTTTCCTCACCGAAGAAGGGGCGCAAAAAATCGAGCGGGCGTTTGGCATCGATAACCTATACGACTGGGAGCATCACGTGCTGCTCCATCATGCGATGCAGTCGCTGCGCGCTTGGTTTATCATGCGGCGGGATGTCGATTACATCGTCAAAAACGGCAAAGTGATGATCGTTGACCCGTTCACCGGCCGGGTGATGGAAGGACGCTCGTTCAGCGACGGCCTGCATCAAGCGATTGAAGCGAAAGAAGGTGTGGAAATCACCGAAGAAAACGACATCCAAGCAACGATTACGATCCAAAACTATTTTCGCATGTATGAGAAGCTGGCCGGGATGACCGGCAGCGCTACGCCGTCGAAAGAAGAATTTTGGCAAACGTACCGGCTGCGCGTTATTACGATTCCGACAAACCGGCCATCCCGACGCACCGACTGGGACGACCTCGTCTACCAGACGTACGAGGCGAAAGTACGGAAAATTATTGACGAAGTGAAAAAAATGAATGCCATCGGCCGCCCTGTTCTCATCGGCACGACATCGGTCGCTCAGTCGGAACGGTTGTCAGCAGCGTTTTCGAAAGCAGGCATCCCTCACCACCTGCTCAATGCCAAAACGGAGGAAGAAGAGGCGCGCATCATCGCGACCGCCGGGCAAAAAGGGCAAGTGATGATCGCCACCAATATGGCCGGGCGCGGGACCGATATTTTGCTTGGGGAAGGCGTCAAGGAACTGGGCGGGCTGCACATCATTGGCACAGAGCGCCATGAAAGCCATCGCATTGATATGCAGCTGCGCGGCCGGGCAGGACGCCAAGGGGATCCGGGGTCTTCCCAGTTTATCATTTCGCTCGACGACGATTTATTCCGCTTGTATGATCAAGATGAATTGAAAAAATGGAAAAGCAAAGTCGAGACGGATGAAACCGGGCGCATCGTGTCGCCCGACCCGATCAAGTTCGTCCAAAAAGTGCAAACAACGATCGAAAACGCCCATTATTCGGCGCGATTGCATTTATTGAAATTGGACACCGTGATCGACCAACAAAGCAAAGTCATCTACCATATGCGCGATCGCGTCTTGGCGCTGAAGCAAGCAGAGGTGCTGTCCGAGCTCCTTCGGCACATCCATCGCCATATCACGCAAACAATCGACCGTTATTGTCCGGAAAACGTCTTTTTTGAAGAGTGGAACATCGAAGGACTGCACAACGAGCTGCGCCGTGCCTTTTTCCGGTTTGCCTATCCGATTGATGATCTTCGCCATAAGCAAAAAGAAGAAATCGCCCAGCTTGTTTGGGACGAATACAAATCGCTTGAAGCGGCGCTCGCCGATCTTCCGTGCGACGAAGAACAAACCATGCGGCTTAAACATTTGATGGTTGAAACAATCGACGCCCACTGGATTCGCCACTTAAATCAACTGAATTTATTAAAAGAGGGGATTCATTTGCGCAGCTACGGCCAAGAGGATCCGTACCGCGCCTTTGAAATGGACGCCTACCGCGAATTCGTCGCGCTGCAGCAAGCGATCGACGCCGGCATTTGCACGACAGCCATGAACTATTTGAAAAGCCAGTTTGTCATCGATGACGAAGCGGCCGCCGCCGCGAACAAACCATAA
- a CDS encoding S41 family peptidase, which translates to MNVIQRWAAALMLLAASFSVWSPPAEAAAASASTKVLEEVREIVRQYYVEPVSDQVLKASTPQDIVKQLDPYSAYMAKEEYEEFLKWIDMESVGIGVMVEEDEDGVHIMSVLDNGPAARAGLQPGDVIQAVDGQPVTNETMEKVLSLIAGEEGTTVAVTVWRPSTEETVSVTIKREKIDWPNVEFKRLAGNIGYIQLYSFDETAPGEIERAIRSLSGVKGWIFDLRDNPGGYVETAQKIAGFFPNVKQAFQLRDRSNHPEVYAAVKQPVQMTGPIRLLVNASSASASEMLAAAVKEQKAAVLYGQRTFGKGSMQEMFELSDGSMLKLTVAHFFSPKGTPIHNVGVKPDVPTVVGKELYAAHRDLLIGQLKGYQSLGKLRNAPVDKTFVVRFSRPLANTAVSGVKLYQLGGQEVAVTAQIRRGTELLIKPAAKLAKGQSYLLVIPPVLKSKDGVAMKKGAYMEIQTAASTK; encoded by the coding sequence ATGAATGTGATTCAGCGATGGGCGGCGGCTCTTATGTTGCTTGCGGCTTCATTTTCGGTTTGGAGTCCGCCGGCGGAGGCGGCGGCGGCTTCGGCGTCAACGAAGGTGCTCGAAGAAGTGCGGGAAATTGTCCGCCAGTATTATGTGGAACCGGTGAGCGATCAAGTGCTGAAGGCGAGCACCCCGCAAGATATTGTCAAACAGCTTGACCCGTATTCTGCCTATATGGCAAAGGAAGAATACGAGGAATTTTTGAAGTGGATTGATATGGAGTCTGTCGGCATCGGCGTGATGGTTGAGGAAGATGAGGACGGCGTCCACATCATGTCTGTCTTGGACAATGGGCCAGCCGCCCGCGCCGGACTGCAGCCGGGCGATGTGATTCAGGCTGTTGACGGGCAGCCGGTAACGAATGAGACAATGGAAAAAGTATTGAGCTTGATCGCAGGAGAAGAAGGAACGACGGTGGCCGTAACCGTTTGGCGGCCGTCGACCGAGGAAACCGTCAGCGTCACCATCAAGCGGGAAAAAATCGACTGGCCGAACGTTGAGTTCAAACGGCTGGCAGGGAATATCGGCTATATTCAGCTATATAGTTTTGATGAGACAGCGCCCGGTGAGATCGAACGCGCCATCCGCTCGTTAAGCGGGGTGAAAGGGTGGATTTTTGACCTCCGCGACAATCCGGGGGGATATGTGGAAACGGCGCAGAAAATCGCTGGCTTTTTCCCGAATGTGAAACAGGCGTTTCAGTTGCGCGACCGTTCGAATCACCCAGAAGTGTATGCCGCTGTCAAACAGCCGGTGCAAATGACGGGACCGATCCGGCTGCTTGTCAACGCGTCGAGCGCGAGTGCGTCGGAAATGTTGGCGGCGGCGGTGAAGGAGCAAAAGGCGGCCGTTTTGTATGGGCAACGGACGTTTGGCAAAGGATCGATGCAGGAAATGTTTGAGCTGTCGGACGGCAGCATGTTGAAGTTGACCGTCGCCCACTTTTTCTCGCCAAAAGGGACGCCGATTCATAACGTTGGGGTGAAGCCGGATGTGCCGACGGTCGTTGGGAAAGAGCTGTATGCCGCTCACCGCGATTTGCTGATTGGGCAGCTGAAAGGGTATCAGTCGCTCGGCAAGCTGCGCAATGCGCCGGTCGATAAGACGTTTGTCGTCCGTTTCTCTCGTCCGCTCGCCAATACCGCGGTAAGCGGAGTAAAATTGTATCAATTAGGTGGACAGGAAGTAGCGGTGACGGCGCAAATCCGCCGGGGGACGGAGCTTTTGATCAAACCGGCAGCGAAGCTGGCCAAAGGGCAGAGCTATTTGTTGGTCATTCCGCCGGTGTTAAAAAGCAAAGACGGCGTAGCGATGAAAAAAGGCGCTTACATGGAGATTCAAACCGCTGCTTCTACGAAATAA